A portion of the Oncorhynchus clarkii lewisi isolate Uvic-CL-2024 chromosome 27, UVic_Ocla_1.0, whole genome shotgun sequence genome contains these proteins:
- the LOC139386164 gene encoding protein FAM181B, whose amino-acid sequence MAVQTAIMNSPFVNFCFPGSVMMEYDMGQSLDGSPLEESEERGEYRETTRSLDGSPLEESEERGEYRETTRNLLSFIDSASSNIKLALDKPVKSKRKVNHRKYLQKQIKRCTGFISPTGNPAAAPGANKRKVSGFPTQTQTQPQTQLQTQPSPFQQGKPVHKRDGLQANLQTKSLAALFNSVKEPVKGERAKKPPLRHRNLPPSFFTEPANTTTTSRVTSTSGMFLGDLERGGGNPDFFDLLGPDYSNMLSDQDVFQTRGLPSRIIDQDMFQTRGLSSRIIDQDMFQTRGLPSRILQHQQTQDITDQVSPYDPHHLVGGFLYTEPWSTSSPSKKAGEGVRTGPGTQTPLYCQSGEGVRTGPGTQTPLYCQSGEGVRTGPGTQTPLYCHSVSDSSATGSTEDSNSLCTLAFPNFFPDCSVSQVSYGLSSGGYNTKDFSSL is encoded by the coding sequence ATGGCTGTTCAAACTGCAATCATGAACTCTCCGTTCGTAAACTTCTGTTTCCCTGGGTCGGTCATGATGGAGTATGACATGGGTCAGAGCCTGGACGGGAGTCCgttggaggagagtgaggagagaggagaatacagGGAAACCACCAGAAGTCTGGACGGGAGTCCgctggaggagagtgaggagagaggagaatacagGGAAACTACCAGGAATCTGCTCAGCTTCATAGACTCGGCctccagcaacatcaaactggcTTTGGACAAGCCAGTCAAGTCCAAAAGGAAAGTCAACCACCGCAAGTACCTGCAGAAGCAGATCAAGAGATGTACAGGCTTCATCAGTCCAACAGGGAACCCAGCAGCAGCTCCAGGGGCCAACAAGAGAAAAGTCTCTGGCTTTcccacccagacccagacccagcctCAGACCCAGCTTCagacccagcccagcccattcCAGCAAGGCAAACCCGTCCACAAGCGGGACGGGCTACAGGCCAACCTCCAGACCAAGAGCCTGGCTGCCCTCTTTAACTCTGTCAAGGAGCCTGTCAAGGGGGAGAGAGCCAAGAAGCCTCCCCTGAGGCACCGTAACCTTCCCCCATCCTTTTTCACTGAGCCggccaacactaccaccacctctCGAGTCACGTCCACCTCGGGCATGTTCCTGGGTGATCTGGAACGGGGAGGGGGGAACCCAGACTTCTTTGACCTGCTGGGGCCGGACTACAGTAACATGCTCAGTGACCAGGACGTGTTTCAAACTCGCGGCCTGCCCAGTAGGATCATCGACCAGGACATGTTTCAGACTCGGGGCCTGTCCAGTAGGATCATCGACCAGGACATGTTTCAGACTCGGGGCCTGCCCAGTAGGATCCTCCAGCACCAGCAGACTCAGGACATAACAGACCAGGTATCGCCCTACGACCCTCACCATCTAGTGGGAGGATTCTTGTATACAGAGCCTTGGAGTACCTCTTCTCCTTCTAAGAAGGCAGGGGAGGGCGTACGGACGGGCCCAGGAACACAGACACCCCTGTACTGCCAATCAGGAGAGGGCGTACGGACGGGCCCAGGAACACAGACACCCCTGTACTGCCAATCAGGAGAGGGCGTACGGACGGGCCCAGGAACACAGACACCCCTGTACTGTCACTCTGTGTCCGACTCCTCTGCGACAGGGTCTACAGAGGATAGTAACTCACTGTGCACTCTGGCCTTTCCCAACTTCTTCCCAGACTGCTCTGTGTCTCAGGTCTCATATGGTCTGAGTAGTGGTGGTTACAACACAAAGGATTTTTCTTCTCTCTGA